In Desulfocurvibacter africanus subsp. africanus DSM 2603, the DNA window TCCAGCGTGGAGAACCGCATGGCCTTGGCCTTGCCTGTCTTGAGGATTGACAAGTTCTGGCTGGTGATGCCGACGGCCTCGGCCAGCTCCTTGGAAGTGACCTTGCGCTTGGCCAGCATGACATCAAGGGTGACTA includes these proteins:
- a CDS encoding helix-turn-helix domain-containing protein, whose protein sequence is MPIVVTLDVMLAKRKVTSKELAEAVGITSQNLSILKTGKAKAMRFSTLEAICKHLACQPGDILEYRPSEE